A single region of the Hippoglossus hippoglossus isolate fHipHip1 chromosome 17, fHipHip1.pri, whole genome shotgun sequence genome encodes:
- the LOC117777843 gene encoding oocyte zinc finger protein XlCOF6-like yields the protein MAAVMNRDPEVHRCCSASVSGSPPSVTGPVDRSVSASGGTGGMELDAASPDSAEEFGNVQIKMEPDGDVEIQSYPVLKNLFVKLTDCRMWLEGRDFLSLDHHPQLCNQRASQHCSMITGRKMVYCSECTKGFYNKSHLEAHLRIHGGLKPNECWQCGKTYPTLMSLVIHQHIHNRKEPYQCSYCDQTFALKRDWKTHHRTHSGTKPFKCWFCGDGFDERQELTEHLEVHKGEKCYRCKVCDKMFVSYQGFNFHRKSHKNQKLLSCPKCMKTFSNPQSLKLHQVTHSKRKPHKCPTCGKGFKLQSGLHCHQRTHEDLRAYHCTECGKCFSSLQGLKLHNRTHTGLKPYKCTECGKRFTQSPHLKSHMVTHTGERPFLCTTCGKRFTQSSHLKSHITLFHVGEKPFTCDDCGKSFTIAHYLKMHRLSHTKEKLYQCSYCEKSFSYHNSWRAHERIHTGERPFTCQDCGQSFITSGSLLSHQRSKHTGEKNHYCITCGEFFFTSSLLRVHQLDHTGERPHACICGKTFKTKGVLRYHLKRFTDHRPTE from the exons ATG GCTGCAGTGATGAACCGTGACCCGGAAGTGCACCGCTGCTGCAGCGCCTCAGTGTCCGGCTCTCCCCCTTCGGTCACCGGACCTGTGGACCGGAGCGTCTCGGCCTCTGGAGGAACCGGAGGGATGGAGCTCGACGCGGCTTCACCG GACTCAGCTGAAGAGTTTGGAAACGTTCAAATCAAAATGGAGCCAGACGGAGACGTGGAGATCCAGTCGTATCCTGTCCTGAAGAATCTGTTCGTCAAACTGACGGACTGTAGGATGTGGCTGGAGGGGCGGGACTTCCTGTCTCTGG ACCATCACCCTCAGCTCTGTAACCAGAGAGCGAGCCAGCACTGCTCAATGATTACCGGCAGGAAGATGGTCTACTGCTCCGAGTGTACCAAAGGCTTCTATAATAAGTCTCACCTGGAGGCTCACCTGAGGATCCACGGAGGACTGAAACCCAATGAGTGCTGGCAGTGTGGGAAAACCTACCCGACCCTGATGAGCCTCGTCATCCATCAGCACATCCACAATCGCAAGGAACCGTACCAGTGCTCGTACTGTGACCAGACCTTCGCTCTGAAGAGGGACTGGAAGACCCACCACAGGACACACTCCGGGACCAAACCCTTCAAATGCTGGTTCTGTGGGGACGGCTTCGACGAGCGGCAAGAGCTCACCGAGCACCTGGAGGTGCACAAGGGGGAGAAGTGTTATCGCTGCAAAGTCTGTGACAAGATGTTTGTCTCCTACCAGGGCTTCAACTTCCACCGCAAATCGCACAAGAACCAGAAGCTGCTGTCCTGCCCCAAGTGCATGAAGACATTCAGCAACCCTCAGAGTCTGAAGCTCCATCAGGTGACTCACTCCAAAAGGAAACCACATAAATGCCCCACGTGTGGAAAAGGCTTCAAGCTGCAGAGCGGCCTGCACTGCCACCAGAGGACCCATGAGGACCTCAGGGCCTATCACTGCACCGAGTGCGGCAAATGTTTCTCCAGCCTGCAGGGTCTGAAACTGCACAAccgcacacacactggactgAAGCCCTACAAGTGCACTGAGTGTGGGAAGAGGTTCACCCAGTCCCCCCACCTCAAGTCTCACATGGTCACACATACTGGAGAGCGGCCGTTCCTCTGCACCACCTGCGGCAAGAGATTCACTCAGTCGTCTCACCTGAAGTCCCATATCACTCTGTTCCACGTGGGCGAGAAGCCGTTCACCTGTGACGACTGCGGAAAGAGCTTCACCATTGCCCACTACTTGAAGATGCACAGGCTGAGCCACACCAAAGAAAAGCTGTATCAGTGCTCGTACTGCGAGAAGTCCTTCTCCTACCACAACTCCTGGAGGGCCCATGAGAGGATCCACACCGGCGAGCGCCCGTTCACCTGCCAGGACTGTGGCCAGAGCTTCATCACGTCAGGCTCGCTGCTGAGCCACCAGAGATCCAAACACACCGGAGAGAAAAACCACTATTGCATCACCTGCGGAGAGTTCTTCTTCACCAGCTCGCTGCTGCGGGTCCACCAGCTCGACCACACCGGCGAGCGGCCGCACGCCTGCATCTGTGGCAAGACCTTTAAAACTAAAGGAGTGCTGCGCTACCACCTGAAGAGGTTCACCGACCACAGACCGACTGAGTGA